A segment of the Lycium ferocissimum isolate CSIRO_LF1 chromosome 5, AGI_CSIRO_Lferr_CH_V1, whole genome shotgun sequence genome:
AATTCACTTAACTCTGTAATCTGGAATAACTATAGGGGCTTGTGAAAGTTAAGCTGCATTATAGAAAAACTAATACTACTAAACTGTGCTAGTATGAGAAATCCTTAGTCAAAGGCGATATAACTTTAACTTGCCTCCGCTACTGTATGACCAGTCCATGGAAAATAAACTTGCTGGTACTGATTGATACCATCATTGAAGTTAAGAGTTGTCCCCTCATCATCCTTGTTTTCCTACATGTACACAACAATGTGTCAAGTTTGTGTACTAAAATGTACACTAAAGATCGCCTAATAAATACTTTAGAAAGATTTccagaaaacaaataaaaataggaaaaaggtCAAGAAGTATATACCACATTAGAAGGTTGAACATTCAGTTGGCTTAACAAAGTGTTTGTAAGATCACCAATTCCACTTGAATTTGGTCTAGGATTAACGCTTCTGTACATAGAGAAGTCATAATATGGATTAAGTGTAGTACCACTTCCTCCCGCTCCACCCCCGAAACTCTCTGGTAAAGGAGGTAACTCCACTGAAGCCTTTTGATTAATATGACCAGTCAAAATGGCTGCAAATTCATTATCTCCTTCAGATCCAATACTAGGCTTCTGATTAATATGACGAGTGAACAACTCTGTAAATTCTTTACCTCTCTCATTTTGCTGATTAGTCTCTCTATCAGCAGCAAAGCTATAATGAAGAGAGTTCAAATTTCCTGTGATAAGTTGTTGATCAGCTGAAGTTACTGCATTCAGGAGCTGAGTTGAAATATTGTCAGCTGCTTCCCTTGCAGAAAATTGATTTGCATTACTAAATGTGACTTTACTTGAATCACCTTTGTTTGAAACCAACTCTGGTTGTACATAACCTGGCAAGTTAAAAGATCAAGGAGAGAAGAAGTATATACCACATTAGAAGGTTGAACATTCAGTTGGCTGAGGAAAGTACTTGTAACATTACCAATTCCAACTGAATTCGGTGTAGCATTAATGTTTCTGAGCATAGAGAACTTAAGCCTGTTTGGACAAGCTTCTCCAAGGCcaaaagtgtattttttttatataaaaaagtatttttttccaagTTGAGGTGTTTAGCTAAGCTTTTATAAGAAAAATGGTGCTTTTGGGAGTAGCAGAAGATGTAAAAAGTAGTTTTTCactaaaaatacttttttggaaagcacttttgagaaaatataatcagaaacactttttaaaagcttggtcaaacactaattgctattcaaaagtacttttcaaattgattagccaaacaTGTTTCtcgccaaaagtacttttatgaaaaacacttttgaacAAAACACTTTTTAAGATAAGCTGAATAAAAACGCTTggccaaacaaaaaaaacttttgaaaagcttggtcaaacactaattgttACTTAgaagtgcttttcaaattgattattCAAACACAAACTACTTCTCaccaataattttttgaaaaaccactttttaaaataagctgattttagaagtttggccaaacaacTAATAATCTGGATAAAGTATAGTACCACTTCCTCCAGCTCCACTCCCATCATTATTTGGTAAACTGGGCAATTGCGTACGAGCCTCCTGATTAGCAATATGATGAGTCCACATTTCCACATATTCCTCATCTCCTAATtcaataaaagaaaattctctTACAGACAAACTTTGATGAGACTTGAAGCTCGTAACCCCTCCAGCAACATAGTCGATTCCCTGACTAGGCTCTGTATCAGCACCAGAGCTATTATGAGGAGAGTTCAAATTTCCTGTAATAAATTGTTGAGCTGAAGTTGCAGCATTTAGGATGTGAGTTGAAATATTATTAGTTGCTTCCGTTGTGGACAATTGATTTGAAACCTGCTAAGATATTGTCAGAGAGTATTTCAACTATTAGATTGTAAGTCAGATAAATAGTCAAATATTGTCGGTAAAAGGCGTGATCACAGGGATACACTCTTGACCTATTTTGTTTAGCTTTGTGTATATAATTTAGGTGTAATCTATCACTCTGAATATGAAATGAAATACTCTTACATCATTAACATCTGGTTGTCCATATTCTGGAAAGGTAATAGCAAGTCGATCTAAGAACGATGAACTTCCACAATTCGAAGTCTCTTCCGGTGACTTGTACAATCTATTTTTGAGGGACAAGTACCGTTGCAATCCGGAGTTTTCTGGAGGAAACTGGCTAGGCCTGTTTGATGGTAAAGTTGATTGACTGGTACTATTAGCTGCGTCTTTGACAATGGTTTGATTTCCAAAACTTTCTTGAGTGACTTTCCGCAAGAAAATACGATATTTCTGCAAAATTTGCAAGCACGGGgtagttatttagttctaataaagaaacaataatgATGCAACCGATTGCTTTCAGTAATTTTCTACACAAGATTTATGTAACTTTGTAATTTGTTCTCAATAGATATGATAAGGAGTGTCTAAGACGAGCATGAAATAATATAACTACAACTTCCAAATTCAATGGCctttattcaagaaaaatactCAATTAATCTCTAACTATAAGAATCAATGGATTCTTGCATGAGTTCCACTTCGGAAAGTTACAATATCTTAATACAGTGAATATGGATCAAGTTAATTACTGTTCTCTGGTATGCTGAAAATATGCATTTTCACAAAGTCTAAAACAACAGATAAAGAACTCAAATAAAAGTTAATTGATCAAATATCTAGTGCTAAAGCCATGTTACTGAATTTATTTTTAAGCATACATTGAGTTAAAAGTAGTGAACCTGCAAATGACTAGCGACATTTTCTCTAGTCAAATGTGGGACATTCATGACCTCAAGAATTCTCATCGGATAAGCATCTGCAGAAAAAATTTCATAAACCAAAACAATAAAATGTGTTACCAAAATTATGTTCATTTCCTTGTTTGGCTCAATTGAAATACATAATCTAATGAGTTTAAGTTAAATATATTGTCGGTGTAAGAATTTTTTACACCACCAGGTCACATTTATCAGTTGTAACAGGTACAtgtcttattttcaagattacaaaTTGCACATTTTATGGAATCTTACATGTGCATAACCTTTGGATGACTtgatagaataaatatttttatactaacggtgtatataacttaaactctatTTAAGTATACTAGAGTTTAAGTAACATACACTGTCAGTGAAAATAATTTATGCACCATTAGATCATCTTTACGTGTTGTATCATGTACCAAATCTTACTTTCAATATTTTAAATCTCATATTTTAAGGAGGCTTATTTGTAGATATCATTTGGATGACCTGATAATGTAATATATTATTTACAACGACggtatataaaacttaaattcaTTATACTACTTCTCAAATATTGTACCCTATATGTTATGGAAAACTTACTTTCCAAACCAAGTTCACTAATAGCTGCCAAGAATTTGTTGTGAAGGCAACTTGTCCAGACAAGCTTCTTCTTTGATGTTGTAGTTTCATTGTCTTCTTTTTTGTCCTCCTCATGTTTTCTTGCAGACTTGTGCCTCTCACTAGATATTTCATTGTTGGATTCTTCATTTCCCTTTTCATTGATCGACGCCGAAGACTCCACAACAATTACTTCATGATTAGGGCTTTTCTGACGAGGGCCAGTGGCACTTTTACCTAAGCTATCAGTGTTATCTTGAATTTCTTTAATAACAAGTGATTTGCCTTTTATCTTGTTCCTCTTTCGCCTGATTGCATATTGCCATATGTCTTGCACATCATCTGGTGATATGGGCTTCTGTATGAAGAACACAGCTCCACCTTCAAGTCCTTTTAGAGTTGTACTATGTTTTTCATCAGCTGACATAACTGGTCACATTCAACAATACAGATATTTAAGTCATACATTTTGAGCAaagaaaacaaagtaaaaagGATTGATCGAGGCATCATAAACGTGAGAAAATAATAAAGGTGGTCATTTATGTTTGGGGTAGgtttaaaatagtcccttaaatATATTCCCAAACAGTTTCGGTCATTTAAATATGTCAAAAGTGAACACTTTTGATCTCCATTAGGTATTTAACAACTTTCTGATTACTAGATCTAACAAAAACTATGAAGATAAAAGGTTTAGTGGAAACTCTCATTTGgaggtgtttttttttattcaaaggTAGCTTTTGAGGTACAATTTTTACTATTTTTGGTACATTTATAGCCTCCGGTGTAGTTTTTGATGTTGCAATTTTTGAGATTTGACAGGACATTCCTGGTATTTctaattaaatcttttttttctctcacaGTTTTTGTAAAAGCTAATGGCCAAAGTTTGTTAAATAATTATGGGACACTAAAAGTCCTCACGTTTAACACACCTACAGAACCAAAACTTCTCAGGAAGATATTTACAATATAAGCGATAACTTCCGGAAGATTTTCATGTCGATATCAAATCCTTGAAGTGCTACAAAAGGTGGTGGAAATCAAACTTTCAAGTGAAAAAAgccaaatgaagaagaaagaaagctTCCCCAGAGTTGTGCATCACTAACTGTGGATGGCTTCTTCAAAGTTGAGAATTCCCACAAGTAATTTAGGTGGTTGAGGAAATGGTCCTTGATTAttggaattgatgatttattttggtgtttgatgTGACCGTAGGTGCGATGATTTACTTCACGGGCGAGGTCTCTAGTCAAGCCCAAGATGGCCCAGCTGCCCTAGGGAAAGGAATAGAATATACCGTGTCCATCAAAGACTATTTGTGGGGCTAGACAAATTGAGAGTAGTGGAGGCATGTAAGGAAATGTCTCCACGATTTATACCGCAAGACACCTCTCCACGAATATAAACGGGGAGACACATTGAAGAAGAATGCtccttcccttttctttctatttttggcCAAAATGTATAAATTAAGGGCTTAGTTTAAGGGTGTTTAAGACTTCTATTGCTATTTCATAGGCCTAATATAAATACCCTTCTATGGATTGGTATGAGTACTCTTCCTCCTTTCTATGAATTGGTATGGATTGGTGATTCATGTATGACTACTCTTCCTCCTTTCTATATATGGATTGGATTTTTAGTTGAATGATATTCTAATCAGTCTCAAGTTCTCTTTTGATTGCTTCTATGCTATTCTTTGcatcttaattatttgattCATGCCTTCTTTGTTCTTAGGTAGTGATAATTGCTAACTCATCAATGTGTTTAACTAGTTCTTAGTTGGTGCTCGATAGTTCTAAACCTAATCCCTATTTTGCATGTCTTTCATATCTTTCCATCAATCTTTGATAGTGTTCTTAGTATGAGTTATTTCACATACAGTCTGTTGAATCTTCATGGGTTGAGAGTTATCATTTAGTATCAGAGTTAGATTATTGATTACTTTTATAATCATTGCGtttcaattttcaaaatcaaaataaaaaaaaaatcaaaatactcGGGAAAAAAACTAATCACCCGTGCTCGAAGTTCTTCAGTTGataatttctctttttaaagTCGGTGGTTAAATTCAAGATTTGATTGTGGGTTTTTGTTGAGAATCATTTGGTGACTTAGTTTGAATCACTTGTTGTTGAAAACCATTCCAGATTTGAGttggaaatttgatttttttttttttttgaagaacttAAGTTGAGTTTTGAAAATCCAAATTTCGTTGATTGGAAGTACTTGGGTGTGATTGAAACTTGTTCTATATTGCTAAAGGTACTTGAATATGAAGTTTGAGCTTGATTTGAGTATTTTGGGTTCGAAAATTTATTACATCACTATTGAAAACTCAGAGTTCTTAAAGTGAGTATTAAGATTTGGATTCAAAGATTGTGTTAGAATTGTGTGGGTGTCGAAGAAAACTCTTAATATTGATTGAGGATACCTTAACCCAAAATTTTGAGAGTATCTGGAAGTGATTTGAATGAGTTTGGAACTGATTTGAGTCGATTTGAGATGAAGATAAGGAGGTGAAATTGCAGAATCGTGGACCAAATTTCTAGATGAATATTTTTATTGAGCTGGACAAAATTGAAATACAAAAACTCAGCCAAATATTATCTAGAAATTTCAGAATCGTCTGGATGTTTTACCCAGGACTTGGGCAATTTCATGGAGTCGTTTTCTAAATCATGTTCACATTTTTGTTGGCACCAACAATATTCAACATTggatttggaaggttttgagTAGTTTTTGGGTACAAATTTGTGTGTTTTACATTCCTAATTGATTCATTTGATTGTCCTAAGCTAGATTACACTTAGTAATAGTCCTACTAAGTATTCTCTAGTCAATTGTTTGTCTAATTTTGATTTCGTGCCAGTTATAGTGCTCTCTGTTATTGTGTTATGAGTTTCTTTGATTCCCTGTCTATTAGTTTGACTGTCCTTCTTTCATTTGAACATAACTTCTATGTTGAACCGATACTTGAATGCCTACTTTGAGTTTTTTGAGAATGTTGGTTgttaaaacaaatttttggataaCCATATGTGGAAAAAGGCTAGAGTGGTGAGTTCAATCAAGCGATATCACAAAAGcatctaaaatatatatatttatctcgTCAAGAATATTGAATTTATCTTTTGAAGAACATAAAAATTAGAATCTCACAGACGATAGGAATATCAAATTCTTTGGCTATCACTTGTTGAAGCTCAAAGCCGTTCATTTCAGGCATGTGCACATCTATGACCACAAGATCGAATGAGTCGCCTTTAATCCGAAGGATATACAATGCATCTTTTGCGCTCTTCACTGTCACAACTGAATTAAACCGAGCacttgattattatattataatcatatataaaggtaactcaaaaatataaaatgattgCTACTCCATATAGAAACATTCCCAaaatcatatgaaaaatatatataaaaaaaaaaaaaaagggattagATGAAGTAACTATATATACAGATGCTGAGATTTAGTTAGATTGTGGTTATCATAAATAGATAATTAATCCCTTAAACATGAGTGTACTTTACTTTCATTATTTGGTTAAATCGGCTTCTTTATAAGCTTATGAatgtaattttatatatatatatgacctagGTTATAAAGTATGTTAATTTATAGATttggagcccgtttggattggcttataaattacttataagctgttttcagcttttttgagtgtttgctagccagcttaaagccattttttgcttaaaataagtccaaaaaaataattgggcccgtttgaCTTAGCTTAGCTAGAGCAGCTTATAAGcggaaaacagcttataagccaaaaaaaataagttagattaccccaacttatttttttttttttggcttataagctgtttccagcttataagctgggtTTTTTTTAGCCTAGCCAAACAGGCTGTTGATGACTTCATTTATTATAAGTTATGCCTAGATTGTTAAATCTGTTTCTGTACATTCTCTTTTGAAACTGGCACAATTTTCAATATGTTTCTATAAttcttttaaatatattttaatccGTTTTAAGAAATCAttctatatattaaatattagaaaatatatCTAGAGCTCACGAGTCACGACACATGCCTTGATGCGGATGTCTGACCCTATGATACAAAAGAAAATTCGCGCCTTAcgtctcaccttatgatacaAAAGAAAATTCGCGCCTTACGTCTCACCCtatgatacaaaaaaaaaattcgcaccTTACGTCTCACCCTATGATACAAAAAGAATTCGCGCCTTACGTCTCACCCCATGATATGTAAACCGTCTTGCCTTATAActccgccttttaaaacacttgATTTATCACAATTCACAACTATCATGACTAGATTAGCAAGTAGCATTCCTTTTTCACTAATGTTTTTATAACAGAAGAAActtaattttataaagattgaaaatcaaattcaaaaagccCTTTCATTTGATGTCAGTTTTCACTTACACAATCTCAGAGCAAGAAAAGataagatgaaaagaaaaggaaaaaagaccCTACTTTATGCATACAAGAAAACACTCACCAAATTAGGAAAATGAAAAGGAGAAATTAAGGAAATTTAGCATAGCTAGTACCTTTGTATTTATACTTCTTGAGTAAAGCAGCAGTAATGCAAAGGCAAGTAGTATCATCATCAACCACCATAATGTTGGTTGTTTCAACAAATTCACTGTCAATTAATTCACGAGACTTGTTTGCTACCACCATTTCACCTCCCATTGATTCttcccaaagaaaaaaaaaagaaaagataaaagtaAAAAAGGTTAACTTGAATGATGACAATTGATTGAAGGTGTTTTAGATGGTTTTAGTATTGTGTTTGTTGAACGGGAACACAAATTTATAGATGATCAAAACCCCAAAGacgaataaggaaaaaaaatgaagacaatGCTCAACTTTatcatatttaaaaataaaaaataaaaaaaaaatcagttcattgtatttagaaaaaaaaacaatgaaaCTCCATCAGTCTTATTTTAAGAACACACTCATTTAAGAAATCATTACAAGGTATAATTTATCAggttattcttttttttaattttttattataaagtgatattataaaaaaataataatatcattaattactttttacCTCTTTATGAATAAGGGTAAAGCCGAAAAAAGGGGCAGGGGGAGTAGAAAACAGTTGCTTCCAAAGTCTTTATAATTAAAAAGAGCTTCATTTGAGGATTTGTGTttaattaatgtataatataAAGTCCCTAGATatgataattattatttaatagtaTTACTCCAtccattcatttttacttgttcactatattaaaaatattttttcacttttacttgtcacttttagcatatcaagagaaaaacgtctttttttcttca
Coding sequences within it:
- the LOC132058324 gene encoding putative two-component response regulator ARR13, with translation MPEMNGFELQQVIAKEFDIPIVFMSADEKHSTTLKGLEGGAVFFIQKPISPDDVQDIWQYAIRRKRNKIKGKSLVIKEIQDNTDSLGKSATGPRQKSPNHEVIVVESSASINEKGNEESNNEISSERHKSARKHEEDKKEDNETTTSKKKLVWTSCLHNKFLAAISELGLENAYPMRILEVMNVPHLTRENVASHLQKYRIFLRKVTQESFGNQTIVKDAANSTSQSTLPSNRPSQFPPENSGLQRYLSLKNRLYKSPEETSNCGSSSFLDRLAITFPEYGQPDVNDVSNQLSTTEATNNISTHILNAATSAQQFITGNLNSPHNSSGADTEPSQGIDYVAGGVTSFKSHQSLSVREFSFIELGDEEYVEMWTHHIANQEARTQLPSLPNNDGSGAGGSGYVQPELVSNKGDSSKVTFSNANQFSAREAADNISTQLLNAVTSADQQLITGNLNSLHYSFAADRETNQQNERAILTGHINQKASVELPPLPESFGGGAGGSGTTLNPYYDFSMYRSVNPRPNSSGIGDLTNTLLSQLNVQPSNVENKDDEGTTLNFNDGINQYQQVYFPWTGHTVAEAIYYGGFTTGEGSSQLPCGSLNVEIEQGYYGSVTAEEGSSQLCSVSPNPELEQGDCEGVTPSQLYNVPPNPEPEQGDHRDVTAGEGSSQLRNVPLNPEPEGEDYIFWKSVFSSSPDNGDQN